Proteins from a genomic interval of Leptospira kanakyensis:
- a CDS encoding heme exporter protein CcmB: protein MLLTLLKKEFYLIGRSLGGIVSLFTLSVSVVFIFYTSIEVNEMLSERSIRGIKWAIIFLLNFVIVSQSLWEERESMGWEASLSFVSPISLYLAKSLAIWFCTVLVNASLVLVLSVFFQNMSVDRFFGEWLFANLGSGCLVFLGVSLGLIAFESRLKEIIIPLLQLPFSIPLFLFGLEAENRYWLEPGFYLPSVGLLLFFMLFYATLGSVMIEILRNEH from the coding sequence TTGTTACTCACCTTACTTAAAAAAGAATTTTATCTGATTGGCAGATCGCTCGGAGGGATCGTTTCTCTTTTTACCTTAAGTGTTTCTGTGGTTTTTATTTTTTACACTTCCATCGAAGTAAACGAAATGTTGTCGGAAAGAAGCATTCGTGGAATCAAATGGGCGATTATATTTTTGCTGAATTTTGTGATCGTGAGCCAAAGCCTTTGGGAAGAACGTGAGTCCATGGGTTGGGAAGCCAGTCTTTCTTTTGTGAGTCCGATTTCGCTTTATTTGGCCAAGTCTCTTGCCATTTGGTTTTGTACGGTTTTAGTGAATGCGTCCCTTGTCCTTGTCCTTTCCGTATTCTTTCAAAACATGAGTGTCGACAGGTTCTTCGGAGAATGGCTTTTTGCCAATTTGGGAAGTGGGTGTTTGGTTTTCCTCGGAGTTTCACTCGGCCTCATAGCCTTTGAAAGCAGACTGAAAGAAATCATCATTCCGCTCTTACAACTTCCTTTTTCCATTCCACTTTTTCTTTTTGGGTTGGAGGCAGAAAATCGGTATTGGTTGGAGCCAGGGTTTTACCTACCTTCCGTGGGTTTACTTCTCTTTTTTATGTTATTTTATGCAACCCTTGGTTCAGTAATGATTGAGATTCTAAGGAATGAGCATTAG
- the ccsA gene encoding cytochrome c biogenesis protein CcsA has protein sequence MERKIRIFHPAFDIGFYLVVCTSLVFAVIFSLVYPNVILEQGLSHRIFYLHVPVAWVALYGPVLSFLFSLIFLFSRNMFWDRLAFTANQLAFLFAVGVLFSGPIWAYSAWGVPWDKTDARLQSFFILCISLVSYFIFRYLVPGKTKKAILSAYLSVLCAVSAILTWGAIRWIENPGNHPGSVLGKGGMDSDMKQSMWLGVIAFHFLFLFLFLISNRSEKIQDIRSKLKSELD, from the coding sequence ATGGAACGTAAGATTCGGATATTCCACCCTGCTTTCGACATCGGTTTTTATCTTGTTGTATGTACCTCACTTGTGTTTGCCGTTATCTTTTCGTTAGTGTATCCCAATGTCATTTTGGAACAGGGTTTAAGCCATAGAATTTTTTACTTACATGTTCCGGTCGCATGGGTCGCGTTATATGGCCCAGTTTTGTCCTTTTTATTCTCTTTGATATTTCTCTTTTCGAGAAATATGTTTTGGGACAGGCTTGCCTTCACTGCCAACCAACTGGCTTTTTTATTCGCTGTAGGTGTTTTGTTTTCTGGTCCCATTTGGGCTTATAGCGCTTGGGGAGTGCCTTGGGACAAAACGGACGCTAGGTTACAGTCTTTTTTCATTTTATGTATTTCCCTTGTGAGTTATTTTATTTTCCGGTACTTAGTTCCGGGAAAAACAAAAAAAGCCATTCTTTCCGCTTACCTTTCCGTTCTTTGTGCTGTGAGCGCCATCCTCACTTGGGGTGCCATTCGTTGGATTGAAAATCCAGGAAACCATCCGGGGAGTGTTTTGGGAAAAGGGGGAATGGATTCTGATATGAAACAAAGTATGTGGCTCGGGGTCATTGCCTTCCACTTCCTATTTCTTTTCCTTTTTCTTATTTCCAATCGCAGTGAAAAAATCCAAGATATCAGATCCAAACTGAAATCGGAACTGGATTAA
- a CDS encoding PP2C family protein-serine/threonine phosphatase — MPTEEAIHTILIVDDVPENVELLKYLLQQEGFKTYTAYSAEEARLVLLNTAIDTLLLDVNMPVQDGFSFCRELRTMDQFKLLPILFITSIEREVGFQEAMKNGGDDFINKPFNKRELVAKIHSVIRLKDLQDELYTQKSKYEKELQTARRVQDQLIPEKSFIWNGIKAQTLFHPYLQIGGDFVDSWIEEKKLHIVIADCSGHGPSAALIGAMFKMQLFNLVPSMGLHARVEHLRKNMELVLPEDYAITFCYAILDGDLKLSYINGGHPAPIVYIDGETKFLKGMSPMIMGINFTANDEVQTVQLKNGSMFFMYTDGASEAMNSKSEYITEEGMKEIFHKSVKSGEDILLSVQNQILEFCGSSTPSDDMAMVCIQL; from the coding sequence ATGCCAACAGAAGAAGCCATTCATACCATTCTGATTGTGGATGACGTTCCAGAAAATGTGGAACTCTTGAAATACCTTTTGCAACAAGAAGGGTTCAAAACCTATACTGCATACTCTGCGGAAGAAGCAAGGCTCGTTCTATTAAATACAGCCATCGATACACTTCTGTTAGATGTCAATATGCCAGTACAAGATGGATTTTCGTTTTGTCGGGAACTGCGAACTATGGACCAGTTCAAACTCCTTCCCATTCTTTTTATTACATCCATAGAAAGAGAAGTGGGATTTCAGGAAGCCATGAAAAATGGTGGAGATGATTTTATCAACAAACCCTTTAACAAAAGGGAACTTGTGGCAAAAATTCATTCGGTGATTCGTTTGAAGGATTTGCAGGACGAATTGTACACACAAAAAAGCAAATATGAAAAGGAACTCCAGACCGCAAGGAGAGTCCAAGACCAACTCATTCCAGAAAAAAGTTTTATTTGGAACGGAATCAAAGCCCAAACCTTATTCCATCCGTATTTACAAATTGGGGGAGACTTTGTCGACTCTTGGATTGAAGAAAAAAAACTCCATATCGTCATTGCGGATTGTTCGGGTCATGGACCAAGTGCTGCCCTCATTGGCGCCATGTTTAAAATGCAATTATTCAACTTAGTTCCTTCTATGGGCCTTCATGCCCGAGTAGAACACTTACGTAAAAACATGGAACTTGTCCTTCCTGAAGATTATGCCATTACTTTTTGTTATGCGATCCTTGATGGAGATTTAAAACTTTCTTATATCAATGGGGGTCATCCCGCACCCATTGTTTATATAGATGGAGAAACAAAATTTCTAAAAGGTATGAGTCCTATGATTATGGGGATCAACTTTACCGCCAACGATGAAGTACAAACCGTACAACTAAAGAACGGTTCTATGTTTTTTATGTATACGGACGGTGCCAGTGAAGCAATGAATTCCAAGTCTGAATACATAACCGAAGAGGGAATGAAAGAGATCTTTCATAAATCAGTTAAGTCAGGGGAAGATATTTTGTTATCAGTCCAAAATCAAATTTTAGAATTTTGTGGATCTTCCACTCCCAGTGATGATATGGCCATGGTGTGTATACAGTTATGA
- a CDS encoding ABC transporter ATP-binding protein, with translation MNQTLLETKALSISVGEKVLLREINLSFFETGLVAVLGENGAGKSTLLKEIYHHSLTSPKWKWNQGKKKLSYLGHELGFYSSLSLEENLDYFSKLDGTKPDLEKRKTLLEAFRLQKRIWDPIHTFSRGMKQKVAILRVLLSSAEMILFDEPYTGLDAESSKILSELLNLESKSRIILIVLHSVPKELQCTSQLQIEKGGVIVTHLT, from the coding sequence AGGTCTTACTTAGAGAGATCAATCTTTCTTTTTTTGAGACAGGCCTTGTGGCAGTACTCGGAGAAAATGGAGCAGGGAAGTCGACTCTTTTAAAAGAGATTTACCACCATTCCCTTACTTCTCCGAAATGGAAGTGGAACCAAGGCAAAAAAAAATTGAGTTACCTCGGCCATGAGTTAGGATTTTACTCCTCACTTAGTTTAGAAGAAAATTTAGATTACTTTTCTAAGTTAGATGGGACAAAACCAGATCTAGAAAAAAGAAAAACTCTGTTAGAAGCCTTTCGTTTGCAAAAAAGAATTTGGGATCCCATTCATACATTCTCACGTGGAATGAAACAAAAGGTGGCTATCCTTCGTGTTTTACTTTCTTCTGCGGAAATGATATTATTTGATGAACCATATACAGGCCTTGATGCCGAATCATCAAAAATTTTGAGTGAACTTTTGAATTTGGAATCGAAATCCAGAATCATTCTAATTGTTCTCCATTCGGTTCCAAAAGAATTACAATGTACATCCCAATTACAAATTGAGAAGGGAGGAGTGATTGTTACTCACCTTACTTAA
- a CDS encoding phosphoribosylaminoimidazolesuccinocarboxamide synthase: MIPSPSYKGKVRDVYDLGDSLLLVATDRISAFDVVFEEPVLDKGKILTRISTAWFRHFPEIQNHLITDDVSKFPPPFQKEESLKGRSVLVKKAKRIDFECVVRGYLTGSAWKEYKTDGTIAHVKYPQGILESYRFETPIFTPARKNDSGHDENVSESTMEAEVGKELFAVLKNLSLQLYNKAHDLMAKQGILLCDTKFEFGLIDGKPILIDEILTPDSSRYWDGSTYELGKTPASFDKQILRNWLESTDWDKNPPAPALPESLILELRKKYLELEDKITLCLSQK, encoded by the coding sequence ATGATTCCTAGTCCCAGTTATAAAGGCAAAGTCAGAGATGTTTATGATTTAGGAGATTCGCTTCTCCTTGTAGCAACCGATCGAATTTCTGCATTTGATGTCGTATTTGAAGAACCGGTTTTGGATAAGGGAAAAATCCTGACTCGTATCTCCACCGCTTGGTTTCGTCATTTTCCAGAGATCCAAAATCATTTGATCACAGACGATGTGTCCAAATTTCCACCTCCGTTTCAAAAGGAAGAGTCTCTAAAAGGTCGTTCGGTTCTTGTCAAAAAAGCCAAACGAATTGATTTTGAATGTGTGGTTCGGGGTTATTTAACAGGCTCTGCATGGAAAGAATACAAAACGGATGGAACCATCGCCCACGTAAAATATCCCCAAGGAATCCTTGAGTCGTACAGGTTTGAAACTCCCATCTTCACACCGGCTAGAAAAAATGATTCCGGTCATGATGAAAATGTGAGTGAGTCCACAATGGAAGCCGAAGTGGGGAAAGAATTGTTTGCAGTGCTGAAAAACCTTTCTTTACAACTTTACAACAAAGCACACGACCTTATGGCAAAACAAGGGATCCTCCTTTGTGACACAAAATTTGAATTTGGACTCATTGACGGAAAACCCATCTTAATTGATGAAATCCTGACTCCGGATTCCTCTCGGTATTGGGACGGCTCCACTTACGAACTTGGCAAAACTCCCGCCAGTTTCGATAAACAAATCCTCCGGAATTGGCTCGAATCTACGGACTGGGACAAAAATCCTCCCGCTCCCGCTTTGCCCGAATCCTTGATCCTAGAACTACGTAAAAAATACTTGGAATTGGAAGATAAAATCACCCTATGTTTGTCGCAAAAATAA
- the purS gene encoding phosphoribosylformylglycinamidine synthase subunit PurS yields MFVAKINVTLKESVLDPQGQTVLRTLHDQGKNLISDLRVGKYIEMKIDASSQADAEISAKEICESLLVNQVIETYRLVVEKV; encoded by the coding sequence ATGTTTGTCGCAAAAATAAATGTTACCCTCAAAGAATCGGTTCTTGACCCCCAAGGCCAAACCGTTCTCCGCACCCTTCATGACCAAGGGAAAAATTTGATCTCTGACCTAAGAGTGGGGAAATACATTGAAATGAAAATAGATGCTAGTTCTCAAGCAGATGCGGAAATTTCAGCAAAAGAAATTTGTGAATCTTTACTTGTGAACCAAGTGATTGAAACTTACCGGTTGGTTGTGGAGAAAGTATGA